The DNA region GTCTCACACCAGTCCCACCAGATCTCACGCCCAGCGGCGTGCGATGGACACCGTCGGGCCCACGTAGGAGCGTCCGAACACGGCACAGTGCATGACGAGCATGTGCACCTGGTGCAGTTCGATGCGCTCCTGCCATCCTGGGGCCAAGGGGGACTCCTCGTCGTAGGCGGCGCGGATGCGCTCGGTGAACGGTGCTCCGAAGACGCTGAGGGAGGCGAGGTCCTCCTCGGCGTGCCCGCCCTGGGCTGCCGGATCGATGAGGGTGGCGCCGTCTGGGGTCCACATGATGTTACCGCTCCACATGTCGCCGTGGATGCGTGCCGCCACGCCATCGCGTCGCACCAGCTCAGGTTGGTCATGGTCCAGTGCTCCACTGGCCAGGGTGGAGCACAGTTTGTCCATGATCCGGCGGTCGTCGTGGTCGAAGGCCGGGACATCCAGATATGGCGCGATGCGGTAGGTCGCGTAGAACTCACCCCACGAGCCACCAGTGGGTTCTGTGGGAAAGCTGAGGTTGGCCTGCCCGATCCAACGGTGGGACGGTGACCCCGGCGGGGGAGCACCAAGGTACTCGGCCCCGGCGGCATGGGTGTGGGCCAGGGCACGCCCGAACTCCTCGGCAGCTTCGGCGGTCGGG from Cutibacterium granulosum includes:
- a CDS encoding fructosamine kinase family protein, coding for MSASQTFRKTDSRPGAIDYEVAGLTWLAQAGPQAAPIVPVLDHGSTWLTEPRLRSVAPTAEAAEEFGRALAHTHAAGAEYLGAPPPGSPSHRWIGQANLSFPTEPTGGSWGEFYATYRIAPYLDVPAFDHDDRRIMDKLCSTLASGALDHDQPELVRRDGVAARIHGDMWSGNIMWTPDGATLIDPAAQGGHAEEDLASLSVFGAPFTERIRAAYDEESPLAPGWQERIELHQVHMLVMHCAVFGRSYVGPTVSIARRWA